CCAGGGCTAGCGCTAGGACTCGCCCTGGAGCGCGCCACGGGAAGCTCCCGACTCCGTCAGCCAGCGCTGTGCTTCCTCGGAGCCGCGCTCGCTGGCCCTGCGCAGCGCCTGCTCGGCGAGTTCAGTCTCCCCCCAGTCAAGAGCAAGATGACCCAGTTGCAGCCAGTCCTGGGCGGCATCGCTGCGCTCTGCCACCCGCCGCCAGACGCCAAGCGCTCGCTGGCGATCCCGAGCCGCCTGCCAGGCTTGTGCAAGCAGCCGGACATGCTCATCGCTTTCGGTCACGATGCCCTCCTCGATCGCCCGCTCAATTCGCTCCGCGCCGCGGGCCGGCGTACCCCCGGCCAAGTGCAGACGCACCAGCGTGATCAGCGCCTCCTCCCCTGTCAGCACTCCCAGCCGCCAGCCCGCTTCCCAGATTGCTGCCGCCTGCCCCGGCTCCCCCACTCGTTGCGCCAGGGCGGCGACACGACGCCAATCCTGCTCGCTGGAGGTTTCGTCAAGCTGAGCCTCCAGCTGAGCCAGCGCCTCACCGGCGCGTCCCGAACGCTGATAGACCGTAGCTGCCAGCGACTGCTGATCGACATCTGGCGCCGGTGTCTCCTCCAGCGCCCGCGTCACCCAGTCAGCGGACTCCTGCCAGCGTTCGAGCCTTGCCAGCGCGCGCGCCATCCTCCAACGGTCACGAGCCTGCCCAGCGTTACTGGCAAACCACTCCTCAAGAAGCACGACACCCTGCTCGGTCTGACCCGACGCGAGCCGTAAGCCGGCCTCCTCGCGTAGCCAGCGATCACGCTGCTGCGGCTCGATCCCCTGCGTCTCGCGCGCCTGATACAATAGATCGGCCGCGACGTCGGCACGCTCCTGCCGCGCCTCGGCACCGGCGGCAAGCTGCAGATAGAGCACACGCGCCCAGCGGTCGGCGCTGTTGCCGCCGGCAAGTCGTTCGGCTTGACGGCGGGCTCGTTGGCTGACTGCCTCGCGGTCCCCCTCCTGCAGCTGTTGCTGCAGGGCATTCAGATCGGCAATGACATCGCCGGGTAGCGCCGGTGCGGCCCCCACTGGCGCTGACAGGATCAGCGAGCCAAGCAGTAGCCACCAAGTGAAGCGGAGTGGGGACATGGCATCACCTCAATTGGAATTCCAGACGTTGACGGGCTCGGCGTAACCGGTCGGCAGGCTCGAACTGCCAGTTGGCCACGGCCTGCTGAGCCGCACTATCGAAGACGCTGCGCGGGCTGGCATCGACAACCTGGATGGAGGAGCGATCGACACTACCATCGGGACGGATCATGAACTGCAGCTCCACGTAGCCCTCGAGCCCCCGCCGCTGAGCTCGCGTGGGATACTCCGGCGGCACGCGGCGCGTTGGCGTGATCTGTCCGACATCCATCGGCGTCTGCGGCGCAGGCTCGGCCTGTGCCTGGGCCGGTTGCGCCGCTGATGCAACGGGGGCCGGCTCGGGCGATGGTGCGGGGGCCGGCTGAGACGTCGGTTCCGGCCGTGGCTGTGACTCGGGCTCAGGCTGTGGCTCGGGCTGAGGTTCCGGTATCTCGATCTCGGTGAGCTCCGGCAGTGCCTCGTCGAGCTCCAGCGGAACCACCTCCTCGGTTGGCAGTTCAGGCTCGGGTAGCGCGATGGGACTCTCCATCATGAGTACCGGCTCCGGCATTGGCGGCGGCTCCGCTGCCGGCAGCGGCGGCGGCGGCGGCGGGAGTTCCGCGGCGGCTTCGGCGACCTCGACCTCGGGCACGTCGGGCATATCGACCATGCTCAGGCTCATCTGCACCTCGAGCTCGTCGTACTCCTCCTGTGGCGGCGCCACCAGCAGTGCCAGCAGCCAGAACAGCAGCAGTGCCAGGGTGATCCCCCCCGCTATCGAGAAGGATGCCCGCATCATGGGGCGCTCCGGCTTGCGGCGACCGCCACCTGCTCCACACCGGCCTCGCGTATGCGATCCATCACCTCGATCAGCAGCCCCGTGGTGGAGTCGCGATCGGCCTGGATCACCACCGAGCCATCGCTGCTCACGAGTGCCGCCACCTCTCCTCCCACACGGTGAATATCGACCGGCTTGCCATCCACCCACACCGCTCCCTCCGGCGTGATGGCGACCATCACCTGGGCGTCGGGTCGCGGGCTTGCCGCGCTCGATTCGGGGCGCTGAATTTCCACCCCGCTCTCCTTGATGAAGCTGGTGGTCACGATGAAGAAGATCAGCATGATGAAGACCACATCCAGCATCGGCGTCAAATTGACCTCGCTGGCTTCGCCGTTGTCGGCGCCAAGGCGGCGTCTACGCATCGGTTTCCTCCACGGCGCGGGCCAAGCGGTCATGCAACCGCTGGTCCTCGCGTCGAATGATGTGCTCAAGGCGACTGGTGAATAGCAGCCCCACGACTGCCACGGCCATGCCGGCCAGGGTTGGCAGGGTCGCGCGAGCCACGCCATCCGCCATCGCCCGGGCCTGGCTGGTTTCGGTCAATGCCAGACTATCGAAGACGGCGATCATGCCGGTCACGGTGCCGAGCAGTCCCAGCAAAGGGCAGAGCGCCACCAGCAGTTTCAGCCAGGGCAACGGACGGCGCAGCCGCCCGATGAGCTCGCGGGACCAGACATCACGCAGCGTCAGTGCACTCCAGCTGAGATGATCGGAACGCCTTGCCCAGCGGCCGATCAAGGCATTGCGGGTCCGACGATAGGTGATGCGAAAGAACCAGACACGCTCCAGAGCCAGGCTGAACAGCAACATGGCCACCAGCGCAATCACCACCAGAACCGCCCCGCCCGCCTCGATCAGGCGCTCCAGAGGCTCAAGCCATAGCGGAATCACGTACGTCACTCCCTGAGAAGGACCGAGAAGTCGCTGAGCGCTGTTCCAGATGCTCGGCCAGGGCAGCGCTGGCCTGGCCCTCCACCACACCCGCCAGATGCCGGCTGCGGCTTGCCAGCGCCGTGTGAGCAAAGAGCAGCGGCACGGCAGTGATCAGTCCAAGCACGGTGGTCACCAGCGCCTGACTGATACCACCCGCCATCAACTGTGGATCGCCGGTACCGAACACCGTGATCGCCTGGAAGGTCACGATCATCCCGGTCACTGTTCCAAGCAACCCCAGCAACGGCGCCACGGCGGCCAGCAGCTTGACCAGCGGCTGGCCACGTTCGAGCCTCGGCATTTCGGCAAGTACCGCCTCGTCAAGCCTCGCCTCTAGCGCTTCGGGCACTTGTTCACCATGGATGGCACGAAAGCGCCGCAGTACCCGGCCAAGGGGGTTGTGGTCATGCAGCTGGCTCAGGTCGCGCAGCTGGCGGCGCACCGCGAGCGAGACCTGCAACAGGTAGCCATACTGCAGCAGTGCGACCAGTAGCCCGAATGCACCAAGCGCGACAACCACATAACCGACCGCCCCCCCCTGATGGAAACGCTCCATCAGCGAGGGTTGCTGTGCCAGCGCCGAGAGCACCTGGCCACGAGTCGGATCGAGGGCCAGAGTACGTGCATCGCCGGCATGGAATGCCGCCAGCGTGTTCGCCACCTCGGGCGGCGTGCGCTCGATGACCGCAAGCGTGGAGTCGTCGGCCCCCCTGCGCAATAACGCCTCTTCGGTAAAGGCGGCAAAGTCGCCAAGCCGCACCACCTCGCGCACGGAGACATCGCCGTCCGTACCCGCGACCGGCGCCTCGAAGCGCAGCACACGCCCGGTCTCAGCCGTCAGCGCCATGACGCTGTCGGCCAGGGTTTCGAGATGCTCACGCTGGAGCACCTCGACGTCGTCGAGCCGAGGCGGCAAGGCGGCATCACCTACCGCCGCCCAACTCTGCCCCAGCGCATCGCGAACCTCGCCGCTATGGCGCGCCAGGGTCGCAAGCACCGCCGCCAGATCATCGCCCTGCTCCTGCTGGCGGGCGTCAAGCTCTGCCCGGTGCTCCCGCTGCGCCTGTTGCCGCGCTTCCAGCGCCTCGCGCTGCTGTTGCGCGGCGGCATGCGCCGAGCGGGCTTCCTCGAGCGCCGCTTCCAGCCCCGCCTGATCTTCAAGCAATTCGCTCAAGCGTGCCTGATCGCGAGCCTCCGCGGCTTCACGCTCGGCGCGCAGTGTCTGCAGCGGCTCCTGCTGCGCCTGTACCGAGGGAGCCAACAACAGCGAGATCAGCACCAGGCTCTGAATGACCCGTGACAACTTCATGAGTGCCCCTCCGCCGGTGCAGGCACCTCTTCCAATGGCTGCGAGACCGGCAGTCTCAACAGTGCAGGAGCCCGCTGATCGCGGGCGATACGCAGCGCGTTACGCACTTCACGTCGCTCGGCCTCGTCGAGCGCTTGCCAGCGTCGGGCGTCGGCCTGCCAGACTCCACCCTCACGGCCATCCGATGAGAGATAGTAGAAGCCAACCCGACCGATACGCAGGTAGTCGACTTCACGGCGCGCTTCACCCTCGTCGCTCTCGCTCAAATAACCACGCCAGGCATCCATTTCCCGGCCGTAGTCGAGCTCGGCGCGCCAGGCCGCCAGAATGCGCTCCAGTTGGTCTGCATCGGCAAGCTCGGGATTGGCCAGGCCACTCTCCACACTGGCAACGCGCGCCTGACGCTCTTCGATCAGAAAAGGCATATCCCGCTCGACCCATGAGGCAAGGCGCTCGATCAGCCCACGCTTGAGCGATGGCAGCGCATCCCGGGTGGACTCAAGGGTATCCAGCGCCGCCTCTCGACGCTCCAGGGTATCGGCTTGACGCGTCAGACGAGGTTCGAGCTCGGCATTGTAGCCGGTCAGTCGACTCGTCTCTCGCTCCAGACGACGCAGCTCCTGCAGGGCTTCCCGGGTTGCGTCATCAGCGGCATCGATCCTTGCCTGCAGCTCAGCCTGACGCTGCTGGGCCTCCCGCGCTTCGTGGCGAAGCGTCACCTCGGCAAAGGCCGGCGACGCCAGCGAGGCGCACAGCAGTAGGCAACACCAATGCCTGGATTGAATTGGGGTAGTACTCACGTTGCATCTCCAGCGATCGACTCTTGGCAAACGGTTCCGGCAGTTACGGCGATGTCTTGCCGACCATCGATAGCCAATTATTGATAACAGTTATCGTTTACAAAAAAAGGGCATATGCGATAGATTACCATTTCAGATCAACGATAACAGTTATCAGTTACTACAAAGCAAGGATTCAAGGAACCCCAATGCGCATAACTCTCCGCTTCCCCTTCCAGCACTCAGGCCTGGCGTTGGCTATTGGCGCTGCCATGGCATTTCCGGCCCAGGCCGAGCAGCGTCTCGATAGCATCGTCGTCACCGCCGCTGGCTTCGAGCAGGCGCTCAACGATGCACCGGCCAGCATTTCGGTCATTACCCGGGAAGAGCTGCAACAGCGGCGCTTCACCAATATCGCCGAGGCACTTGCCGACGTACCGGGCGTCGATGTGCGCTCCGGCACCGGCAAGACAGGGGGGCTCAATATTGGAATTCGCGGCATGCCGAGCAATTACACCTTGATCCTGATCGATGGGCGCCGCCAGAACGCCTCGGGAGACGTGACGCCCAATGGCTTTGGCGAAACCGCGACCAGCTTCATGCCGCCACTGTCGGCCATCGAGCGCATCGAGGTGATCCGCGGTCCGATGTCGACGCTCTATGGCTCCGATGCCATGGGCGGTGTCATCAATATCATCACCCGCCCGGTCAGCAATACCTGGACAGGCAACGTGGCGGTCGACACGACGTTCCATCAGGATAGAGACGCGGGCAATTCCCAGAATATCAACCTCTATACCTCCGGCCCGCTGGTAGAGGACGTACTCGGTCTGCAACTGCGTGGCCGGCTGTTCGACCGAGACAGCTCCGAGCGCCTGATCGAGGATGGCACCGGTCGCGACCCGCGCCCCACGGAAGCCCGCATATATACCATCGGCGGTCGGCTGACGCTCAATGCCGATGAGGCCAATATCCTATGGCTGGATGCCGAGCGTTCGCGTCAGACCTATGACAATGAAGATGGCCGCCTGGGCAACCTGGACACGCCCGCGCGCATCTTCGGCTATGAGGATGAACTGCGCTTCAACCGCGACCAGGTGGCTCTCGGTCATACCGGACGTTACGCCGCTGGAACTCTCGAGAGCAGTATCACTCACAACACCACCGAGACACTGGGTCGCACCCTGCCCGCAGGGAGTGCACCCAACTACGGTTATGAAGCGGCCGGCGGCGAGCCTCGCCTGCTCGAGAATCGCGACATCGTGTTCGACACCAAGTTCGTGGCCCCCATCGAAGCGCACATGGTGAGCGTAGGTGCCCAGTACATCGATGCCAGACTGGAGGATGGTGCCGCAGGTAGCCAGGCCTTCGAACAGCAGAGTTGGGCCCTGTTCCTCGAGGACGAGTGGTGGCTGCGCGACGACTTGGCGCTGACGCTGGGTGGCCGCTATGAGGATCATGATGCTTTCGGCAGACACTTCAGCCCACGCGGCTATCTGGTGTGGAACACCACCGACAACTGGACCCTGAAAGGTGGGATAAGCCAGGGTTACAAGACACCGACCCTCAATCAGCTGCACGATGGTGTGACTGGCTTCACCGCCCAAGGTCAGAGCATAACCATCGGCTCACCGGATCTGCAGCCTGAGGAGAGCACCAACTACGAGATTGGTGCGATCTATGACAACCTGGAGGGCTTTTCCGCCGGCGCCACCGCGTTCTATAACCGCTTCAGCGACCGTATTGCCAATGCGGAAGATATTCCCAATTGCCAATATATCGATAACACGGGCAACACACCCAACGCCAGCCTGCCTAACTGCATCAGTGTGGGCAACTTCACGGCACAGGAGGGTTTCAGCCAGCTGATCAATATCGACAAGGCAGAAACCCGTGGGATCGAGCTTACGGCTCGCTATCGCCTGGCACCCAACTGGGAAGTCCGTGGCGGCTACACCTATACCGACACCGAAATCACCTCAGGCGACTATGAGGGGATGGTGTTGAGCAATACGCCTGACCATAAGCTGACCGCGAGCCTGACCTGGGACGTGACCAATCGTTTGAGCACCACGCTCGAGGGGGAGTACTACTCTTCACGCGAACGCTTCTCCGATGGCCTGCCGACCTCGGGCCAGAATCTGGCGCTCTATGAGCAGGTCGGCAACAAGCTCGACAGCTATGAACTCTTCAACCTGCGCACCAGCTATCAGATCGCCGACAACGTGCGCCTGACCGGCACCATCTATAACCTGCTCGACAAGGATTTCGGTCGCGCCGACGCCTACGAGTGGCAAGGCGACACCTACCAAGCCTACCGTTTTACCCAGACGGGGCGCTCCACTGACGGCATTTATCTCGATGGCCGCAGCCTCTGGATTTCTGCCAGCTACGATTTCTGAGCGATATCAGGAAACCGAGCCCCGATGATTCGGGGCTTTTGCAACAGCTTGAATATAATGGGCAAAAAATGCCAGTCAGCGTCGCTGACTGGCATTTTTTTACTGAGGGCTTGGACGGCGCCCAGCGGAGCAGCAAGGCTTACAGCTTGCTCTCGAGCTCCGGCAGGATCTCGAACAGATCCCCCACCAGGCCATAGTCCGCATCGCCAGGCATCCATCGCAACGCCCCGTGCTCACCGCACGGGGCTTTTTTATGGCGGGGGGGGGATAGGGCAGGGTTTTTAGGCGCCAGGGGCAGGGTTGCAGTGCGGCAGGGCACTTGTCTCAGCAGTGAGGCGGCGACTAGACTAGCCAGCCTTCATAGGAGACATCATGATCCCCCAATACCTGCTGCTCTATTGCCGCCCAGGCTTCGAGAAAGATCTGAGTGCGGAAATATCCACCAAGGCCAGTGAAGCGGGGTGGCAGGGATATGCCGTGGCCGAACACAATGCCGGACATCTGAGTTATGTGTTGGAGGGCGCCACTCCAGCCAATGGCTTGCACCGCGATATTCCACTTGCATCGATGGTGTTTGCTCGTCAAAGTCTCGTCGCCTTGCCTCCGCTCGTCGGGTTGTCACGTGAAGATCGACTGACACCTATCATTGAGCAGGTAATGGCCAGTGGGTGGAGCTTCGAATCGATATGGCAGGAGACGCCGGATACCAACGAGGCCAAGGCGCTCAGCGGCCTGATCAAGGCACTTGACCGGCCTTTGGAGTCGGCTCTGAAGAAGTGCGGAGCGCTGCGTCGCAAGGCGGGAGCGCGACGGCTCCATCTGCTGTGGAGTGCCGGAGACAGAGTACAGCTCGGGATGAGCTTTCCTGGCAATCGCAGCGAGTTTCCCGGCGGCATTCCCCGGCTACGATTCCCTCGAGAGGCACCCAGCCGATCGACACTGAAGCTCGAGGAGGCATGGCATGCGTTTGTACCGAAGGAGGAGTGGCCGCAGCGCATCGATAATGCCATGACCGGGGCGGACCTCGGCGCGGCGCCGGGAGGCTGGACCTATCAGCTGGTGAGAAAGGGCATGTATGTCTACGCCATCGACAACGGTCCCATGAATAAGACATTGATGGCCACCGGCCAGGTGGAACACTTGCGAGAGGATGGTTTTTCCTGGGAACCGCCGGGGCGCTTGGACTGGCTGGTCTGCGACATCGTCGACAAGCCGATGCGGGTGACCGAGATGATCGAGCGCTGGCTGGTGAAGCGCTGGTGTCGCGAGGCGGTCTTCAACCTCAAGTTGCCGATGAAGCAGCGCTGGAGCGAAGTCTCGCGCTGCCTGGCCTACTTGGCCTCCAGCCTGGAACGGGCCAATGTATCGGCCGAGATCGGCTGCCGGCATTTATACCATGATCGAGAAGAGGTGACCGTTCATGTGAGGTTGCTGGACTGATCAGCAGTGCTCGTAGAGGCGGATATGCTCTTCGTCGGAGAGCAGCGGTAGCACCCGCTGCATGACTCGCTCGCGTTCGGGGCTATGCAGCCAACTCTTCCAGGCGGTCAGGTCACGCCATTGGGTGATCAGGAGGCGCCGCTCGGGATGGTAGCGTTCGCAGAGACTTTCGCCAGCAATAAAGCCTCGGGCATTGATCGAGGCGCGCATCGCCTCCTTGGCGGCAAGTTCGTACTCCGCTTCGAGCCCTGGCATGATGCGTCGCTCAATCAGGATTTTTATCATTGTACTACCTATCCTCTACCCTATTTCCGTTCGCTAACGCTTTCATGCATGAGGTTCATGAGCCAATGGCCGACCAACTCGTCGACTTGCCCAGCCACGATGTCGAACTCGATACCCGGGGGCTCTACTGCCCCGAGCCCATCATGCTGATGCATAACCGGGTGCGCGACATGAGCATGGGAGATGTGCTCAAGGTAGTGGCCAGCGATCCGGCCACCACCCGCGACATCCCCAAGTTCTGCAGCTTTCTGGGACATGAGCTGCTTTACCAGGCTGAGCGCGATGGCACTTACCACTACTATCTGCGCCTGGGCTAACGACGCCACACTGGGTGGTGGGCTAGGGCGCGATCATCAGTGCCAAGGCTTCCAGTGTCGTCGGATCCTCCTGCTTGATGCGGTTGGCAATGGTGCGCTGAAAGAAATAGACGACGCGATGGCGGCTGTGCCCAGGATAGAGGCAGGCATCGCCGGCGAGTACGGGGGTCGATTCGATCGACTCCTCATCAACCAGCAGGGCTTCGATCTTGCCGCTATTGTACAGCTGCCAGCCGAAAACCTGCTTGAGCTGCCAGGGCAGATCCTCCTCGTCCATGCACAAGGCATGCGTGCCCAGTGTGTCGGGGAGCTGCTGGATCAGGCTCGAGCTTTCGGTGTCTTCGTAATCGAAGTAAGCGGCGGCATGCTCGAGCTCATGCTGCTTGTGCTCCGGCGGGGAGGTGAAGACCTCCTCGGTTTCGGGGTCGCGATAGCCTACGAAGTGGCCATACTCGGGATCGTCCAGCTCCTGACAGGGCGTCAGGGCTTCCATCCATGGAACTAGACCGACGACCTCGCCATCTTCTCGCAAACCCCAGGCAAGCAGCGGCATGCCATACAGCGTTTCCTGGTCGGAGGCGAGATGGTAAAGCATCTCCAGGCCATCCAGTTCAGGGGCAAGTCGTACCAGTCGACGCCTGGCGAGTTGCCGTTGTCGCATGACCTCCAGGTCGATGACCTGTGCGGTGCGGGGGGACAGTGGGATTCCCATGATTACCCTCCTAGAGCGCGTTGTAACGGCAGTGGAACGGCCTAGCTTCACTATTAGCACAGTCTTGGCGAAAAAGTTAAGTCTCGTTGCTTGCGCTGGCGGGCTGTGTTGTCAACGTGCATTCAGCGCGCCGCTGCGCTAACAAGCGCTGATGCTCCTGTCGAGCATGTACAAAGCGCTGCCAGGGTGCCTGTGCGCGCTCAAGCGATAGCCACTCCTGACGGTAGCGATCCATCGCGGGAAGCGATATCGGGTGTGCCTCGAGCAGGGTGTCAACCGAAGTCAACCAGCGCTCGGCGTATGCTTCGATAGCATCCAGATAATCGACTGGCATTGCCTGAAACAACTCAGTTTCAGGACATACGAGCGGCCCTAGGCGCTCCGTTTCGAGAAGTCGATTGGCTTCAGTCAGGCGCAGGCTTGCCAGTTGCAGCGTACGCAGGACCCGGGCCGTCAGTGGTTCTCGTCTTAGTGCCTGGAGGTGATCGGAGAGCGTTGCCGAGTCGGGACGCCAATCGCGATCGAACTGGCGAAGGGCACCTTCGCGCAGGTAGTCGAGAGCGGCCAGGAAGGGTTCGATATCGGGTAGATTGCCTGGCGAGAGCGGACGGCTCGCACGTGAGAAGCTGGCTCTCCATTCGCTTGAGCCGAACAGCGCATTCCAACTCACGAACGGCAGCTGTCGAGTCTTCATCTCGCTCAGCCGCTCGAGACGCTCACGGTGAGTGGGTGCAAGAGAGGCGCCGATGTCGGAGTCGAGACAGCCGGAGAGCCGCCGCCAGAGTTCCAGCTCGTATAACCAGTGCTGACTTGGCACTGCCACTCGACCGAGCTGAGTGTTACGCTCGGCCACTAGTGAGGTGATATTGCATTGGCGTAGCCCATAGACGTTCTGCAGACTCTCGCGTGTCTCGGGAATGTCGAAGGTGAGCCTGCGCCGATCGGGAAATGCGGCAATGTTTTCAGGCGATTGCGGTTCGGGGGCGGGGAGCTGAAGAGCCTCCGCCAGCTGTTGCTGATAATCGACCAGCAGCGCATCCGCCTCCCCGCGGCGCTCACACCCCGTGATGAGCAGCATCG
This DNA window, taken from Halomonas sp. TA22, encodes the following:
- a CDS encoding TonB-dependent receptor, with the translated sequence MRITLRFPFQHSGLALAIGAAMAFPAQAEQRLDSIVVTAAGFEQALNDAPASISVITREELQQRRFTNIAEALADVPGVDVRSGTGKTGGLNIGIRGMPSNYTLILIDGRRQNASGDVTPNGFGETATSFMPPLSAIERIEVIRGPMSTLYGSDAMGGVINIITRPVSNTWTGNVAVDTTFHQDRDAGNSQNINLYTSGPLVEDVLGLQLRGRLFDRDSSERLIEDGTGRDPRPTEARIYTIGGRLTLNADEANILWLDAERSRQTYDNEDGRLGNLDTPARIFGYEDELRFNRDQVALGHTGRYAAGTLESSITHNTTETLGRTLPAGSAPNYGYEAAGGEPRLLENRDIVFDTKFVAPIEAHMVSVGAQYIDARLEDGAAGSQAFEQQSWALFLEDEWWLRDDLALTLGGRYEDHDAFGRHFSPRGYLVWNTTDNWTLKGGISQGYKTPTLNQLHDGVTGFTAQGQSITIGSPDLQPEESTNYEIGAIYDNLEGFSAGATAFYNRFSDRIANAEDIPNCQYIDNTGNTPNASLPNCISVGNFTAQEGFSQLINIDKAETRGIELTARYRLAPNWEVRGGYTYTDTEITSGDYEGMVLSNTPDHKLTASLTWDVTNRLSTTLEGEYYSSRERFSDGLPTSGQNLALYEQVGNKLDSYELFNLRTSYQIADNVRLTGTIYNLLDKDFGRADAYEWQGDTYQAYRFTQTGRSTDGIYLDGRSLWISASYDF
- a CDS encoding energy transducer TonB yields the protein MMRASFSIAGGITLALLLFWLLALLVAPPQEEYDELEVQMSLSMVDMPDVPEVEVAEAAAELPPPPPPLPAAEPPPMPEPVLMMESPIALPEPELPTEEVVPLELDEALPELTEIEIPEPQPEPQPEPESQPRPEPTSQPAPAPSPEPAPVASAAQPAQAQAEPAPQTPMDVGQITPTRRVPPEYPTRAQRRGLEGYVELQFMIRPDGSVDRSSIQVVDASPRSVFDSAAQQAVANWQFEPADRLRRARQRLEFQLR
- a CDS encoding biopolymer transporter ExbD — its product is MRRRRLGADNGEASEVNLTPMLDVVFIMLIFFIVTTSFIKESGVEIQRPESSAASPRPDAQVMVAITPEGAVWVDGKPVDIHRVGGEVAALVSSDGSVVIQADRDSTTGLLIEVMDRIREAGVEQVAVAASRSAP
- a CDS encoding DUF3080 family protein, producing the protein MNLPPSLAMGLATMLLITGCERRGEADALLVDYQQQLAEALQLPAPEPQSPENIAAFPDRRRLTFDIPETRESLQNVYGLRQCNITSLVAERNTQLGRVAVPSQHWLYELELWRRLSGCLDSDIGASLAPTHRERLERLSEMKTRQLPFVSWNALFGSSEWRASFSRASRPLSPGNLPDIEPFLAALDYLREGALRQFDRDWRPDSATLSDHLQALRREPLTARVLRTLQLASLRLTEANRLLETERLGPLVCPETELFQAMPVDYLDAIEAYAERWLTSVDTLLEAHPISLPAMDRYRQEWLSLERAQAPWQRFVHARQEHQRLLAQRRAECTLTTQPASASNET
- the tusA gene encoding sulfurtransferase TusA produces the protein MADQLVDLPSHDVELDTRGLYCPEPIMLMHNRVRDMSMGDVLKVVASDPATTRDIPKFCSFLGHELLYQAERDGTYHYYLRLG
- a CDS encoding MotA/TolQ/ExbB proton channel family protein codes for the protein MKLSRVIQSLVLISLLLAPSVQAQQEPLQTLRAEREAAEARDQARLSELLEDQAGLEAALEEARSAHAAAQQQREALEARQQAQREHRAELDARQQEQGDDLAAVLATLARHSGEVRDALGQSWAAVGDAALPPRLDDVEVLQREHLETLADSVMALTAETGRVLRFEAPVAGTDGDVSVREVVRLGDFAAFTEEALLRRGADDSTLAVIERTPPEVANTLAAFHAGDARTLALDPTRGQVLSALAQQPSLMERFHQGGAVGYVVVALGAFGLLVALLQYGYLLQVSLAVRRQLRDLSQLHDHNPLGRVLRRFRAIHGEQVPEALEARLDEAVLAEMPRLERGQPLVKLLAAVAPLLGLLGTVTGMIVTFQAITVFGTGDPQLMAGGISQALVTTVLGLITAVPLLFAHTALASRSRHLAGVVEGQASAALAEHLEQRSATSRSFSGSDVRDSAMA
- the rlmM gene encoding 23S rRNA (cytidine(2498)-2'-O)-methyltransferase RlmM, whose protein sequence is MIPQYLLLYCRPGFEKDLSAEISTKASEAGWQGYAVAEHNAGHLSYVLEGATPANGLHRDIPLASMVFARQSLVALPPLVGLSREDRLTPIIEQVMASGWSFESIWQETPDTNEAKALSGLIKALDRPLESALKKCGALRRKAGARRLHLLWSAGDRVQLGMSFPGNRSEFPGGIPRLRFPREAPSRSTLKLEEAWHAFVPKEEWPQRIDNAMTGADLGAAPGGWTYQLVRKGMYVYAIDNGPMNKTLMATGQVEHLREDGFSWEPPGRLDWLVCDIVDKPMRVTEMIERWLVKRWCREAVFNLKLPMKQRWSEVSRCLAYLASSLERANVSAEIGCRHLYHDREEVTVHVRLLD
- a CDS encoding DUF3450 domain-containing protein; the protein is MSTTPIQSRHWCCLLLCASLASPAFAEVTLRHEAREAQQRQAELQARIDAADDATREALQELRRLERETSRLTGYNAELEPRLTRQADTLERREAALDTLESTRDALPSLKRGLIERLASWVERDMPFLIEERQARVASVESGLANPELADADQLERILAAWRAELDYGREMDAWRGYLSESDEGEARREVDYLRIGRVGFYYLSSDGREGGVWQADARRWQALDEAERREVRNALRIARDQRAPALLRLPVSQPLEEVPAPAEGHS
- a CDS encoding MotA/TolQ/ExbB proton channel family protein, which produces MPLWLEPLERLIEAGGAVLVVIALVAMLLFSLALERVWFFRITYRRTRNALIGRWARRSDHLSWSALTLRDVWSRELIGRLRRPLPWLKLLVALCPLLGLLGTVTGMIAVFDSLALTETSQARAMADGVARATLPTLAGMAVAVVGLLFTSRLEHIIRREDQRLHDRLARAVEETDA
- a CDS encoding antibiotic biosynthesis monooxygenase, which codes for MIKILIERRIMPGLEAEYELAAKEAMRASINARGFIAGESLCERYHPERRLLITQWRDLTAWKSWLHSPERERVMQRVLPLLSDEEHIRLYEHC